The Aeromicrobium senzhongii genome includes a window with the following:
- a CDS encoding LacI family DNA-binding transcriptional regulator, whose translation MTDIRQPTLEEVARLAGVGRGTASRVVNGSDHVSQRTREAVEQAVRELGYVPNQAARSLKTRRTDTVALVIAEDEERVFAEPFFAGLVRGISRAVDETSRRLVLSMVPDESHLSRLGQFLTPQHVDGVMVVSLHDALSLPQGPDLPVVYVGRPNDPRACFVDVDNLGGARRAVDHIIERGRRRVACITGPQDMASGRDRLAGYREALDAAGLPFDADLVEAGDFSETSGARGAAVLLDRCPDLDAIFAANDVMALGALRELTRRGVDVPQDVALVGFDGSAAAAASTPALTTVHQPLAELGATLVDVLARRIEDPDAEPTSVILSTELRMGESS comes from the coding sequence ATGACGGACATTCGCCAGCCGACGCTGGAGGAGGTGGCCCGACTCGCCGGAGTCGGCCGCGGCACGGCGTCCCGGGTCGTCAACGGCTCGGACCACGTGTCGCAGCGGACCCGCGAGGCGGTCGAGCAGGCGGTGCGTGAGCTGGGCTACGTGCCCAACCAGGCGGCGCGCTCGCTCAAGACCCGCCGCACCGACACCGTCGCCCTGGTCATCGCCGAGGACGAGGAGCGCGTCTTCGCCGAGCCCTTCTTCGCCGGCCTGGTCCGCGGCATCTCGCGGGCCGTCGACGAGACGTCGCGCCGCCTGGTGCTGTCGATGGTCCCGGACGAGTCGCACCTGTCCCGGCTCGGCCAGTTCCTGACGCCGCAGCACGTCGACGGCGTCATGGTCGTCTCGCTGCACGACGCGCTCAGCCTGCCGCAGGGGCCGGACCTGCCGGTCGTCTACGTCGGCCGCCCCAACGACCCGCGAGCGTGCTTCGTCGACGTCGACAACCTCGGTGGCGCGCGACGCGCCGTCGACCACATCATCGAGCGCGGGCGCCGCCGGGTCGCCTGCATCACGGGTCCGCAGGACATGGCGTCCGGTCGCGACCGCCTGGCGGGCTACCGCGAGGCCCTCGACGCCGCCGGCCTGCCGTTCGACGCCGACCTGGTCGAGGCGGGGGACTTCAGTGAGACGAGCGGTGCTCGGGGCGCCGCGGTCCTGCTGGACCGGTGCCCCGACCTGGACGCGATCTTCGCCGCGAACGACGTGATGGCCCTCGGCGCCCTGCGCGAGCTCACGCGACGCGGTGTCGACGTCCCGCAGGACGTCGCCCTGGTCGGCTTCGACGGATCGGCGGCCGCGGCGGCGTCGACACCCGCGCTGACCACGGTCCACCAGCCACTGGCCGAACTGGGCGCGACGCTCGTCGACGTGCTCGCGCGCCGGATCGAGGACCCCGACGCCGAGCCGACCTCGGTCATCTTGTCCACCGAACTGCGAATGGGAGAGTCGTCATGA
- a CDS encoding GH1 family beta-glucosidase: MNGLNERFDPGFLWGVATSAYQIEGATTQDGRGPSIWDTFAARPGMTRRGENGEVAVDHYHRWPEDVALVKDLGLDAYRFSIAWPRIQPEGRGKVEARGLAFYDRLVDGLLEAGIEPWPTLFHWDLPQALEDAGGWPVRDTAERFADYAQIVAEALGDRVRHWTTLNEPWCAAFLGYGAGIHAPGRTEPAAALAASHHLNLAHGLAVPRLRDGRPEAQVGVTVNLYAVSPADETGRHDDAARRIDGLMNRWFLDPLLLGRYPQDVLDDIAGVGGTEVIMAEDLETITAPLDFLGVNYYSRHVVAASPWPGASEVDFVSRDWPKTASGWDIDPSGLREVLDQVHRDYPPVPIYVTENGAAFDDVLTPDGTVDDQDRIEFIDGHLRALADARDDGVDVRGYFAWSLLDNFEWAEGYDKRFGIVHVDFETLVRTPKASALWFAELARSSSTKGSS, translated from the coding sequence ATGAACGGTCTCAACGAGCGGTTCGATCCGGGGTTCCTGTGGGGCGTGGCCACGTCGGCCTACCAGATCGAGGGAGCGACGACGCAGGACGGACGCGGCCCGTCGATCTGGGACACCTTCGCGGCACGTCCCGGGATGACCCGCCGCGGAGAGAACGGCGAGGTGGCGGTCGACCACTACCACCGCTGGCCCGAGGACGTCGCACTGGTCAAGGATCTCGGCCTGGACGCGTACCGGTTCTCCATCGCGTGGCCCCGGATCCAACCGGAGGGGCGAGGGAAGGTGGAGGCACGTGGCCTGGCCTTCTACGACCGGCTCGTCGACGGGCTGCTGGAGGCCGGGATCGAGCCGTGGCCCACGCTGTTCCACTGGGACCTGCCGCAGGCGCTCGAGGACGCGGGCGGCTGGCCGGTGCGCGACACCGCCGAGCGGTTCGCCGACTACGCGCAGATCGTCGCTGAAGCGCTGGGCGACCGCGTCCGTCACTGGACGACGCTCAACGAGCCGTGGTGCGCCGCGTTCCTGGGCTACGGCGCAGGAATCCACGCACCGGGTCGCACGGAGCCGGCGGCGGCGCTGGCGGCGTCCCACCACCTCAACCTCGCCCACGGCCTGGCCGTGCCCCGGCTGCGCGACGGCCGGCCCGAGGCCCAGGTCGGCGTGACCGTGAACCTCTATGCGGTCTCACCGGCCGACGAGACCGGTCGCCACGACGACGCGGCGCGTCGCATCGACGGCCTGATGAACCGCTGGTTCCTCGACCCGTTGCTGCTGGGGCGCTATCCGCAGGACGTCCTCGACGACATCGCCGGTGTCGGTGGCACCGAGGTCATCATGGCCGAGGACCTCGAGACCATCACGGCGCCCCTGGACTTCCTCGGCGTCAACTACTACTCGCGCCACGTCGTCGCGGCGAGCCCGTGGCCCGGTGCCTCCGAGGTCGACTTCGTGTCGCGCGACTGGCCCAAGACGGCCTCGGGCTGGGACATCGACCCGAGCGGACTGCGCGAGGTCCTGGACCAGGTCCACCGCGACTACCCGCCGGTCCCGATCTACGTCACCGAGAACGGGGCGGCCTTCGACGACGTCCTCACCCCGGACGGCACGGTGGACGACCAGGACCGCATCGAGTTCATCGACGGCCACCTGCGGGCCCTGGCCGACGCGCGGGACGACGGGGTCGACGTGCGGGGCTACTTCGCCTGGTCCCTGCTCGACAACTTCGAGTGGGCCGAGGGGTACGACAAGCGTTTCGGCATCGTGCACGTCGACTTCGAGACACTGGTGCGCACGCCCAAGGCCAGCGCACTGTGGTTCGCCGAGCTGGCGCGATCGAGCAGCACGAAGGGGAGCTCATGA
- a CDS encoding carbohydrate ABC transporter permease, with protein sequence MSLRTHTGGAADRRAGTVPRAVDQLGGSDRGTGAHRRSKVTGASPLMYVALTFVVLLAAAPLYFMLVMASRANSDILGIPPPLLPGDRLASNIDRVFANPDVQFGKALLNSLIVASTATLAVVVSSALAGFAFAKLKFRGSNVLLIIVVATMMVPVQLGLIPLYMLMTKIGLAGGLASVTLPFLVSGFGVFFMRQYALQAIPDELIEAARVDGASTLRIFWSIVFPALRPAAAVLGLLTFMERWNDFLWPYIALDFNHPTVQVALSRLAGGYYTDQALVMAGTLMGTLPLVVVFIVFGRQIVGGIMEGGLKS encoded by the coding sequence ATGAGCCTTCGCACCCACACCGGTGGCGCAGCCGACCGGCGCGCCGGCACGGTACCGCGTGCCGTCGACCAGCTCGGCGGGTCGGACCGGGGGACCGGCGCCCACCGGCGATCGAAGGTCACCGGAGCCTCCCCGCTGATGTACGTCGCGCTGACGTTCGTCGTCCTGCTCGCGGCCGCGCCGCTGTACTTCATGCTGGTGATGGCCTCGCGCGCCAACAGCGACATCCTGGGGATCCCGCCGCCGTTGTTGCCCGGCGATCGGCTCGCGTCGAACATCGACCGCGTCTTCGCGAACCCCGACGTGCAGTTCGGCAAGGCGCTGTTGAACTCACTCATCGTCGCGTCGACCGCCACCCTCGCGGTGGTCGTCAGCTCGGCCCTGGCCGGCTTCGCGTTCGCCAAGCTGAAGTTCCGCGGCAGCAACGTGCTGCTGATCATCGTGGTCGCGACGATGATGGTGCCGGTCCAGCTGGGACTGATCCCGCTGTACATGCTGATGACGAAGATCGGACTGGCCGGCGGCCTCGCCTCGGTGACGCTGCCGTTCCTGGTCAGCGGCTTCGGTGTCTTCTTCATGCGCCAGTACGCGCTGCAGGCCATCCCGGACGAGCTGATCGAGGCTGCCCGGGTGGACGGGGCGTCGACGCTGCGGATCTTCTGGTCGATCGTGTTCCCGGCGCTGAGACCTGCGGCGGCGGTGCTCGGACTGCTGACGTTCATGGAGCGCTGGAACGACTTCCTGTGGCCGTACATCGCCCTGGACTTCAACCATCCGACGGTGCAGGTCGCGCTCTCGCGGCTGGCCGGCGGCTATTACACCGACCAGGCGCTGGTCATGGCCGGGACGCTCATGGGCACCCTGCCGCTCGTCGTGGTGTTCATCGTGTTCGGCCGCCAGATCGTGGGCGGAATCATGGAAGGTGGCCTCAAGTCATGA
- a CDS encoding carbohydrate ABC transporter permease has protein sequence MARTRLARQQGAGLAFVSPYFLVFAVFGLFPLVYTAWVSMHEWTLLAGKVEFIGLENYRELMVDSSFWRALVNTFGIFVLATVPQLVLATVLAQMLNTRLRSRTFWRMGVLLPNVASVAAVGIIFGMIFARDYGIANWLLGQIGIDAIDWRAHRWSSWLAIATMVDWRWTGYNALILLAALQSVPKELYEAAKIDGASAWRQFWSITVPMLRPTLIFVTIVATIGGIQLFTEPLLFNPGANAISGGNRGQFQTVAMYLVQEAFTGQRFGYASTIAWVLFLIIALVAAINLLLLRRIRSAD, from the coding sequence ATGGCACGCACACGACTGGCTCGCCAACAGGGCGCCGGCCTCGCGTTCGTCTCGCCGTACTTCCTCGTCTTCGCGGTGTTCGGCCTGTTCCCGCTCGTCTACACCGCATGGGTCTCGATGCACGAGTGGACGTTGCTCGCGGGCAAGGTCGAGTTCATCGGGTTGGAGAACTACCGCGAGCTGATGGTCGACAGCTCCTTCTGGCGCGCCCTGGTCAACACCTTCGGCATCTTCGTCCTGGCCACCGTGCCGCAGCTGGTGCTGGCCACCGTGCTGGCCCAGATGCTCAACACGCGCCTGCGGTCGCGGACCTTCTGGCGGATGGGCGTCCTGCTGCCGAACGTCGCGTCGGTCGCGGCCGTCGGCATCATCTTCGGGATGATCTTCGCCCGCGACTACGGCATCGCGAACTGGCTGCTGGGGCAGATCGGCATCGACGCCATCGACTGGCGGGCCCACCGCTGGTCGTCCTGGCTCGCGATCGCGACGATGGTCGACTGGCGGTGGACCGGCTACAACGCGCTGATCCTGCTGGCGGCCCTGCAATCGGTGCCCAAGGAGCTCTACGAGGCGGCGAAGATCGACGGCGCCTCGGCGTGGCGGCAGTTCTGGTCCATCACGGTGCCCATGCTGCGCCCCACGTTGATCTTCGTGACGATCGTCGCGACGATCGGCGGCATCCAGCTCTTCACCGAGCCGTTGCTCTTCAACCCCGGCGCGAACGCGATCTCCGGCGGCAACCGCGGACAGTTCCAGACCGTCGCGATGTACCTGGTCCAGGAGGCCTTCACCGGCCAGCGGTTCGGGTACGCCTCGACGATCGCCTGGGTCCTCTTCCTCATCATCGCCCTCGTGGCGGCCATCAACCTGCTGCTGCTGCGGCGCATCCGATCGGCGGACTGA
- a CDS encoding extracellular solute-binding protein: MNRTRQFAATLATAIALGGLAACGGSGSSDDGDDITLRVNLFGKFGYTEAYKKFEADHPGVKIVETAEGDLGKYNTKLTQQIAAGGDAGDVVAIEEGQTVAFLAAANKFVNLQDEGGNDVKDRWLPWVWDKATSADGKTTIGYGTDVGGLAMCYRRDLFEKAGLPTDRAEVAQLWPTWDAYIATGKKFQKGIGNQKVAFVDSSTNTYNSILMQEGDHTYFDRDDKLVFDENPAIKTAWDYSVEMTEADLSAQLKAFSDEWNAGFKNGSFATVACPAWMTGYIKDQSGEANAGKWDIATVPGGGGNWGGSWLAVPQTSKHQEMALELIDYLSDEEGQMLAFEAEGRLPSLPALYEKTELKEATNPYFNEAPIGQLFAAGAAALEPVYLGTKNVPVRDAVENALRSVENGEVPPAQGWDDASAAATKAGR; this comes from the coding sequence GTGAATCGCACACGACAGTTCGCCGCCACGCTCGCCACGGCGATCGCCCTGGGCGGCCTCGCCGCCTGTGGCGGTAGCGGGTCGAGCGACGACGGGGACGACATCACCCTGCGGGTGAATCTCTTCGGCAAGTTCGGCTACACCGAGGCGTACAAGAAGTTCGAGGCAGACCACCCCGGCGTCAAGATCGTCGAGACGGCCGAGGGCGACCTCGGCAAGTACAACACGAAGCTGACGCAGCAGATCGCCGCCGGTGGCGACGCCGGCGACGTGGTCGCCATCGAGGAGGGCCAGACCGTGGCCTTCCTGGCCGCCGCGAACAAGTTCGTCAACCTCCAGGACGAGGGTGGCAACGACGTCAAGGACCGCTGGCTCCCGTGGGTCTGGGACAAGGCCACGAGCGCCGACGGCAAGACGACGATCGGCTACGGGACGGACGTGGGCGGCCTGGCCATGTGCTACCGCCGCGACCTGTTCGAGAAGGCCGGACTGCCGACCGACCGCGCCGAGGTGGCCCAGCTGTGGCCGACCTGGGACGCGTACATCGCCACCGGCAAGAAGTTCCAGAAGGGCATCGGGAACCAGAAGGTCGCGTTCGTCGACTCGTCGACGAACACCTACAACTCCATCCTCATGCAGGAGGGGGACCACACCTACTTCGATCGTGACGACAAGCTCGTCTTCGACGAGAACCCCGCGATCAAGACCGCTTGGGACTACTCGGTCGAGATGACCGAGGCCGACCTGTCGGCCCAGCTCAAGGCCTTCAGCGACGAGTGGAACGCCGGCTTCAAGAACGGCTCCTTCGCCACGGTCGCCTGCCCCGCCTGGATGACCGGTTACATCAAGGACCAGTCCGGTGAGGCCAATGCCGGCAAGTGGGACATCGCCACGGTGCCCGGTGGCGGCGGCAACTGGGGCGGTTCGTGGCTCGCCGTGCCGCAGACCAGCAAGCACCAGGAGATGGCGCTCGAGCTGATCGACTACCTCAGCGACGAGGAGGGCCAGATGCTCGCCTTCGAGGCCGAGGGTCGCCTGCCGTCCCTGCCCGCGCTGTACGAGAAGACCGAGTTGAAGGAGGCCACGAACCCCTACTTCAACGAGGCCCCGATCGGCCAGCTGTTCGCCGCTGGTGCAGCGGCACTGGAGCCGGTCTACCTCGGCACGAAGAACGTTCCCGTCCGCGACGCGGTCGAGAACGCGCTCCGCAGTGTCGAGAACGGTGAGGTCCCGCCCGCGCAGGGCTGGGACGATGCGAGCGCAGCCGCCACGAAGGCCGGGCGCTGA
- a CDS encoding polyribonucleotide nucleotidyltransferase: protein MSDITTVETVLDNGRFGTRTVRFETGLLAQQAAGAVAAYLDDDTMLLSATTAGKHPKDHFDFFPLTVDVEERMYAAGRIPGSFFRREGRPSEDAILTCRLIDRPLRPTFKKGLRNEVQVVITVLSLNPDTPYDVLAINAASASTQISGLPFSGPIGATRVALIDGQWVAFPTHSQLEEAVFDMVVAGRVAGDDVAIMMVEAESTENTWELVQSGVQAPTEEIVAGGLEAAKGFIRQLCDAQAELAATAAKPVQDFPVFLDYEDDVYEAVREIASADLAGALTIVRKADREERESEIKANVIDQLGERFEGREKELGAALRSLTKELVRERVLRDNVRIDGRGLADIRALSAEVGIIPRVHGSALFQRGETQILGVTTLNMLDLEQKLDTLSPETTRRYMHNYNFPPFSTGETGRVGSPKRREIGHGALAGRALLPVLPSRAEFPYAIRQVSEALSSNGSTSMGSVCASTLGLLNAGVPLRAPVAGIAMGLISGVVDGEQKFVTLTDILGAEDAYGDMDFKVAGTREFVTALQLDTKLDGIPADVLAGALQQAHDARQTILDVMAEAISEPDEMSPYAPRIITVKIPVDKIGEVIGPKGKMINQIQDDTGAKISIDDDGTVYIGAEGGDAAEAARSAINAIANPTMPEVGERYLGTVVKTVDFGAFISLLPGKDGLLHISKLRELNGGQRVNNVDDVVKVGDKIQVQIAEVGDRGKLSLIPVVEATEDAAVETAEEPSEA from the coding sequence ATGTCCGACATCACCACCGTAGAGACCGTCCTCGACAACGGCCGTTTCGGCACCCGCACGGTGCGTTTCGAGACCGGCCTGCTGGCCCAGCAGGCCGCCGGCGCCGTCGCCGCCTACCTCGACGACGACACCATGCTGCTCTCGGCCACCACGGCCGGCAAGCACCCCAAGGACCACTTCGACTTCTTCCCGCTGACGGTCGACGTCGAGGAGCGCATGTACGCCGCGGGTCGCATCCCGGGGTCGTTCTTCCGTCGTGAGGGCCGTCCCAGCGAGGACGCGATCCTCACCTGCCGCCTGATCGACCGCCCGCTGCGCCCGACCTTCAAGAAGGGCCTGCGCAACGAGGTCCAGGTCGTCATCACGGTCCTGTCGCTCAACCCCGACACCCCGTACGACGTGCTGGCGATCAACGCCGCCTCGGCGTCCACGCAGATCTCGGGCCTGCCCTTCAGCGGCCCGATCGGCGCCACGCGCGTCGCGCTCATCGACGGCCAGTGGGTCGCCTTCCCGACGCACAGCCAGCTCGAGGAGGCCGTGTTCGACATGGTCGTCGCGGGCCGTGTCGCGGGCGACGACGTCGCCATCATGATGGTCGAGGCCGAGTCCACCGAGAACACGTGGGAGCTCGTCCAGAGCGGCGTCCAGGCGCCCACCGAGGAGATCGTCGCCGGTGGCCTCGAGGCCGCCAAGGGCTTCATCCGCCAGCTGTGCGATGCCCAGGCCGAGCTGGCCGCGACGGCCGCCAAGCCCGTCCAGGACTTCCCGGTCTTCCTCGACTACGAGGACGACGTCTACGAGGCCGTCCGCGAGATCGCGTCGGCCGACCTGGCCGGTGCGCTCACGATCGTCCGCAAGGCCGACCGCGAGGAGCGCGAGTCCGAGATCAAGGCCAACGTCATCGACCAGCTCGGTGAGCGCTTCGAGGGCCGCGAGAAGGAGCTCGGCGCCGCGCTGCGCTCGCTGACCAAGGAGCTCGTGCGCGAGCGCGTCCTGCGCGACAACGTCCGCATCGACGGTCGTGGCCTGGCCGACATCCGCGCCCTGTCCGCCGAGGTCGGCATCATTCCTCGCGTGCACGGCTCGGCGCTGTTCCAGCGTGGCGAGACCCAGATCCTGGGTGTCACGACGCTGAACATGCTCGACCTGGAGCAGAAGCTCGACACGCTCTCGCCCGAGACCACGCGTCGGTACATGCACAACTACAACTTCCCGCCGTTCTCCACCGGTGAGACCGGTCGCGTGGGCTCGCCCAAGCGTCGCGAGATCGGTCACGGCGCCCTGGCCGGCCGGGCCCTGCTGCCCGTGCTGCCGTCGCGTGCGGAGTTCCCGTACGCGATCCGCCAGGTCTCCGAGGCGCTGAGCTCGAACGGCTCGACGTCCATGGGCTCGGTGTGCGCCTCGACCCTGGGTCTGCTGAACGCCGGTGTGCCGCTGCGCGCCCCGGTCGCCGGCATCGCGATGGGCCTCATCTCCGGTGTGGTCGACGGCGAGCAGAAGTTCGTCACGCTGACCGACATCCTCGGAGCCGAGGACGCCTACGGCGACATGGACTTCAAGGTCGCCGGCACGCGTGAGTTCGTCACCGCCCTGCAGCTGGACACCAAGCTCGACGGCATCCCCGCCGACGTGCTGGCCGGTGCCCTGCAGCAGGCGCACGACGCGCGTCAGACGATCCTGGACGTGATGGCCGAGGCCATCAGCGAGCCCGACGAGATGAGCCCTTACGCTCCGCGGATCATCACGGTGAAGATCCCGGTCGACAAGATCGGCGAGGTCATCGGCCCGAAGGGCAAGATGATCAACCAGATCCAGGACGACACCGGCGCGAAGATCTCGATCGACGACGACGGCACCGTCTACATCGGCGCCGAGGGTGGCGACGCGGCCGAGGCGGCTCGCTCCGCCATCAACGCGATCGCCAACCCGACGATGCCCGAGGTCGGCGAGCGCTACCTGGGCACCGTCGTCAAGACGGTCGACTTCGGCGCGTTCATCTCGCTGCTGCCGGGCAAGGACGGCCTGCTGCACATCAGCAAGCTGCGCGAGCTCAACGGCGGCCAGCGGGTCAACAACGTCGACGACGTCGTCAAGGTCGGTGACAAGATCCAGGTCCAGATCGCCGAGGTCGGCGATCGCGGCAAGCTGTCGCTGATCCCGGTCGTCGAGGCGACCGAGGACGCGGCCGTCGAGACGGCCGAGGAGCCCTCCGAGGCCTGA
- the rpsO gene encoding 30S ribosomal protein S15, with the protein MANLSKQEIIEQYATGEGDTGSPEVQIALLTGRIAHLTEHLKEHKHDHHSRRGLLLLVGQRRRLLNYLQNNDIERYRSLIERLGLRR; encoded by the coding sequence GTGGCAAACCTTTCGAAGCAGGAAATCATCGAGCAGTACGCCACGGGCGAGGGCGACACCGGTTCCCCGGAGGTCCAGATCGCGCTGCTGACGGGCCGCATCGCTCACCTGACCGAGCACCTGAAGGAGCACAAGCACGACCACCACAGCCGTCGTGGCCTGCTGCTCCTGGTCGGCCAGCGTCGCCGCCTGCTGAACTACCTGCAGAACAACGACATCGAGCGCTACCGCTCGCTCATCGAGCGACTGGGCCTGCGCCGCTGA
- a CDS encoding bifunctional riboflavin kinase/FAD synthetase — translation MVIWKAVEGAPATAVPGPSAVTIGNFDGVHLGHQSLLAATRAAAGDAQTVAITFDPHPVAIFAPERAPKRLTTLERRIELLHQHGADHVRVLDFTAEMASWSPDEFVGAVVLDQCHARAVVVGEGFRYGSRASGSIETLQESGRRHGFTAAEAALAGDGVAFSSTRARDAVASGDMGRAAEILGRPHEVEGTVVTGDRRGRELGFPTANVPVDDSYAVPPDGVYAAWLVLPDDTRLPAATSIGTNPTFDGVTGRRVESYVLDRDDLDLYGQSVRVEFVARLREMVAYESLDALVEQMHRDVADARSVLHL, via the coding sequence GTGGTGATCTGGAAGGCGGTCGAGGGTGCTCCCGCCACGGCTGTGCCCGGACCGAGCGCCGTCACGATCGGCAACTTCGACGGTGTGCACCTCGGACACCAGTCGCTCCTCGCGGCCACGCGCGCGGCCGCGGGCGACGCGCAGACCGTCGCGATCACCTTCGATCCGCACCCGGTCGCGATCTTCGCCCCCGAGCGCGCGCCGAAGCGCCTGACCACCCTCGAGCGCCGCATCGAGCTGTTGCACCAGCACGGCGCCGACCACGTGCGCGTCCTGGACTTCACCGCCGAGATGGCCTCGTGGTCGCCGGACGAGTTCGTGGGCGCGGTCGTCCTGGACCAGTGCCATGCGCGCGCGGTCGTGGTGGGGGAGGGCTTCCGGTACGGCAGCCGCGCCTCCGGGTCGATCGAGACGCTGCAGGAGTCCGGCCGCCGACACGGGTTCACCGCCGCGGAGGCCGCGCTGGCCGGCGACGGTGTGGCCTTCTCGTCGACCCGCGCCCGCGATGCGGTCGCCTCCGGCGACATGGGGCGGGCCGCCGAGATCCTGGGCCGGCCGCACGAGGTGGAGGGGACCGTCGTCACGGGGGACCGGCGGGGACGCGAGCTCGGCTTCCCGACCGCGAACGTCCCGGTGGACGACTCCTACGCCGTGCCGCCGGACGGCGTGTACGCCGCGTGGCTCGTCCTTCCCGACGACACGCGGCTGCCGGCCGCCACGTCGATCGGCACCAATCCGACCTTCGACGGAGTCACCGGCCGACGGGTCGAGTCGTACGTCCTGGACCGTGACGACCTCGACCTCTACGGGCAGTCGGTCCGCGTCGAGTTCGTCGCCCGGCTGCGCGAGATGGTGGCCTACGAGTCGCTCGATGCGCTCGTCGAGCAGATGCACCGCGACGTCGCGGACGCGCGGTCCGTGCTGCACCTCTGA
- a CDS encoding phenylalanine 4-monooxygenase, giving the protein MFEEGQYFAPLTKKGDGSVSVELSAGHPGLEDPTYRERRDRIATAAARWTSGDPPPLIDYTDAEHEVWRVVCEDLRDKHRHYACREYLDGKEAFGLPEDHVPQLAELSAALAPLTGFAYQPAAGLVPLREFYGALADHRFWATQYVRHHSVPLYTPEPDVLHEVVGHGNTLADTRFTQLYEAAGAAVRRVESDEALQFVSKVFWFTLEFGVVHEPDGLKAYGAGILSSPGEIEEFRQMTIRPLDLVEMGTTDYDITHYQEVLFAAGSFGQLQDVVGGFWDTCTDDSIEAMRLAA; this is encoded by the coding sequence ATGTTCGAGGAAGGCCAGTACTTCGCGCCCCTCACGAAGAAGGGCGACGGCAGCGTCTCGGTCGAGCTGAGTGCGGGGCACCCGGGATTGGAGGACCCCACGTACCGCGAGCGCCGCGACCGGATCGCCACGGCCGCGGCCCGGTGGACCTCGGGGGACCCGCCGCCGCTCATCGACTACACCGACGCCGAGCACGAGGTGTGGCGGGTGGTCTGCGAGGACCTGCGCGACAAGCACCGGCACTACGCGTGCCGGGAGTACCTCGACGGCAAGGAGGCGTTCGGGCTGCCCGAGGACCACGTCCCCCAGCTGGCCGAGCTCTCGGCGGCTCTGGCGCCGTTGACCGGGTTCGCCTACCAGCCCGCCGCGGGCCTGGTGCCGCTGCGTGAGTTCTACGGCGCCCTGGCGGACCACCGGTTCTGGGCGACGCAGTACGTCCGGCACCACTCGGTTCCGCTCTACACGCCCGAGCCCGACGTCCTCCACGAGGTGGTCGGCCACGGCAACACCCTGGCCGACACCCGGTTCACCCAGCTGTACGAGGCGGCCGGGGCGGCGGTGCGACGCGTCGAGTCCGACGAGGCGCTGCAGTTCGTCAGCAAGGTCTTCTGGTTCACCCTCGAGTTCGGTGTGGTCCACGAGCCCGACGGGCTCAAGGCGTACGGCGCCGGCATCTTGTCCAGCCCCGGCGAGATCGAGGAGTTCCGCCAGATGACCATCCGGCCGCTCGACCTGGTCGAGATGGGGACGACCGACTACGACATCACGCACTACCAGGAGGTGCTGTTCGCGGCCGGGTCCTTCGGCCAGCTCCAGGACGTCGTCGGAGGCTTCTGGGACACCTGCACCGACGACTCGATCGAGGCGATGAGGCTCGCTGCCTGA